One Aegilops tauschii subsp. strangulata cultivar AL8/78 chromosome 2, Aet v6.0, whole genome shotgun sequence genomic window, AAATCTCAGAAAACCCACGTGTTACGTCTGCAAGCTGTACAGATCCACCAGATAACTTTTCTGCCTATGTTTCAAGGAGCTTAATTACCCTCAGGTGCCTCTTTTGCAATGTGACCAACAACTTAAGTGTCAGATTTCGACTGAGCACAAACAGCACACAGTATTATCATCCATCAGGTCAATGCCATCCCCATTCTTGCTTTTCACATGCAAGACAATATCAGAACCAACAGCCTCACTTGCAGTAGCATCCTTGATGGTTCCAATAAGATTTGCTTTCTTCTCGCTGCATAAGAAATGTATCTGCTTCTGCATGAAGACAATTATCGTTTCTGGAAATTCATCATATCCAAGTAACCAAACATCCAGAGCTGTGGATTTCAAATGACGGAGATCCTCAGAAGGAGGGGGAGTCACAATTGCAATGGCATCGGAAGAAGCCCAAAGATGAGACTTATTTTCGTTCCAATGGTCATAAAACACCTTAAGCCGCTTACTGAAGGTCTCTAGATTGGTTGTATAGGCTGCTCCTGAGCCTAATTTTGCTTTACCATTATCTGCCATCTTTACCACGAAGCCAACTGCAGGGAAATTGATGATAATTAGCTAGTTCAATCGTCTGAGGAATACCAGTTTACAGGATCTGGTATGCATGTAGCTAAAACTTTTTATAAGCTAGCTAGTAGTAAAATGAGAATCAACGGCGTCAAAGTCATAGTACTGACAAAACGTGGGACATTTACGTACGTGGTCTAGAGCCTTATACAAATGCTTTTGCTTAGATATTGTGATTTGTTTTCATGACTTGTGTTCTCGATTGATGACAGGACACAGCAAACAGGGAGCCACGGAGATGATGAGCAGGACGATGTAGGccagaagatgatgatggttgAACCTTTGTATGCAGCCTGCCAGGGAAGCGATACCAAATCATCGACCTTGACCTGCTTTGCAATCGAGGTGACCATTCTTACCAGTAGGTACTTGTTGTTATGCATGAACCTAGCGTGCAATTTCGATGTGATATACTGGAGTACAAATTTgtggagggagagagaggaaaAAAAACCCAATGTGAAGATGATAAACTTTTTGGAGTGGAGAAATGCTTGCTGGATGCTAGAGATGGAGATGAACACCATAGTCTGTTGTGAACTGCTTGGTGTGTCAGCTTGTTTTTCTGATTCATTTTGTCTGCATATATCTAATGGCGATGCCGACACAAGGACCAAGAGCTGACATGAAGGCTAGCGGTGATGACGATCAGCTCCATCAGTGTACGTACAATGTAGATAGCTCTATTACATTCACAAGTGTAATGAAAAGAAAGGGATGGGGAAAATAAAGACTGATGAATGAATACAATTTTTGTTTTGCGGGAAGATTCAATGTATTACTCAAATCACACTCATGAGAGTGCAGCATattacatactccctccgttcctaaatgtaagtctttgtagagatttcactataaatcacatacggatgtatatagatgcattttaagtgtagattcattcattttgctccgtatgtagtctacctagtggaatctctacaaatacttatatttaggaacggagggagtatattattTCAGTTCTGAAAGAAAACTCTATATATATTGGTAAATAGCGACAAGAAGAAATAAAAGACACCGCTGCTGCTTGTACGCTACTTATTTGATGTGTAAGAAAAGGTTCACACTCCATAATAAATCTAATCTTCTTGGAGTGAGCAGCAGCTCTCAAGCTTGATCGGTTTGAAGCAAAAGTCTGTATATCCTCCACGGATCACTGGAATAAACATGGTCGAAGGGTCCCCGTTAAACATATTATTTGCAAATATGGGTATTGTAGTATTAGAACTTGTGCCTGCCTCCGAATATCCCTGCTTCACAATAAGACGGAAACTATTTACAACTGTTGTGTTAGAATTAAATTGCTCGAAATATGTTCAAGAATTTCAATATTTGTTCCCTtctattaaaaaaatgtttgcaattTAAAAACCAATTATCGATTACCATTTTTAGTTTAGAATTtcaattttaattttttttaattttttaacaaattcagaaaatattagtgaatttcaaaaaatgttcccacTTTTAAAATTGGTTCACAAAttcgaaaaatgttcatgttttcaaagAAATCGAAAACGAAAAAATGTTTGGCAATTGCAGAAATTTTCCCACTTTAAAAATTTGTTCACAgtccaaaaaatgttcatgttttcaaaatttgttcaaaaACTAAAAAAATATTTGGGGATTTAACAAATGTTCCCACTTTTAAACTTTGTTCACAAATTCGATTTATTTTCATGTTTTCAAGATTTAGAATTTTAAGTGGGGAATTATAGAAAATGTTTGCATTTTGAAGTTTTGTTCGCAAATTCAGAAAATGTTCgtgaattttaaaaatgttcctGCTTTCCATTGTTCATTACAAATTCAATAATTGTCCATATTTTCAAATTTGTCTGCTATTTAAaataatgttcacattttgaaaatgttcataaatttgaaaaattTAGGGCTGTCAATTTTTGTTCCTGATTTTCATAACTTTATtcataatttagaaaatgttcatgtttgtaaatttgtTTATTTTTTGAAAAAATCTTTGAGTTCCCAAAAAATGTTATGTTTTCGCAAAATGTAAgagttttgtttttttttcagaaATCTCAAAAATAAAGTCAcatttgaaattttgaaaaaagttcatataAACTGGGCTGCCATTTTGGGTACCAAATATTTAGAAATTACTGTGGCTAGCGATGTTGATCACGCGCAGTAGGTCTTCGATTCAAGTCCTCGCACAAACTTTAGTTTTTGGGAATTTTAGGGAATTGTTGTTTCGGTTTTGCCGCTGTCGTTTGTTTCTTTATATATGGCGCTGCAAATCTAGCATGAGTGTTTGTTAGGCGCAACGGCTAGCTCAGCACATGGATTTTGTTTTTGCATGGCGCAACACGTGACTTGCTAAGGTGGGGTCGTGGGAGCAAATCACAGCGAGCACGGTCCTATCTTTGCCTTTTTCAACTCTCGAAGACTCGAACGTGATGCCTCCGCCTGCCACTGCAAATGGACCGGCCTCGGTGCGAAACGCCGACCTTTTGCCGCAACGAGCGGCATATAGGAGGTCCCCGAAATGAGATGCAAGTAACTGACTGGTGGGCCTCCGagaaaactgtgtgggatctcgGCCCAACGAAACAAGGAAGCCATGTGTATAATGGCCATCAGTCCAGAGTCATCCGGCCACTCTCTCCTTgcctcaaaaaagaaaaagaaaaacaaatagCAGACCACTCTTCCGCTTCACTCGCCACCCCCAAACCCTCGCCGCCTCGTCGTCCGGCGACCATGGCCGGCCGGCCGCCGTTCACCAACGTGGACTCCGCGACGGAGGCCGATCTGCGGCGCAGGGGCCTCGACCCGCACGAGGTGGACCGATCCACGGAGCAGCGGCTCACCCACATCTGCACCGATCTCGTCCCCGCCCTGCCGGCCTCCGACCCCCGGCGGCACACGCCCCTGCACAAGATTCTCTCCCGCCGCGCCGTCACGGACCCCGCGCGCAACCCCGCCCTCCCCGCGCCCGACGGCGTCGACCGCCTCAGCCTCCTCCGCGACGCGCTCCTGCGCGAAATCCTCTGCCGCCTCCCCGTCAAGGACGGCGCGCGCACCTCCGTCCTCGCCTCGCGCTGGCGCCGCGTCTGGCTCTCCACGCCCCAAGTCCTGGCCGACGCCCACCTCCGCCCCAAAGGCTGCGGCTTGCCCCCCACGCCCGCCGACTCGCCGGCCATCGTCGCCGCCTTCTCCAGCATCCTCGAAGCGCACACGGGCGCCATCCCCACCGTCCACCTCACCTGCACCCACACGAACGCGTACCAGGCCCAGCTCGCGCGCTGGCTCCACCTCCTCGCCACCAAGGGCGTCCAGGAGCTCGTCCTCGTCAACCGCCCGTGGCCGCTCGACGTGCCCCTCCCGCCCGCGCTCTTCAGCATCACCACCCTCGCTTGCCTCTACATCGGCCTCTGGAAGTTCCCGGACGTGGCCAGGTTACCGCCCGGCACCTCCTTCCCCCATCTCCGTGAGCTCGGCATCTGCAGCGTCGTCATGGAGGACGGGGACATCGACTTTGTCGTCGCCAAGAGCCCCATCCTGGAGACCCTCAACATCCATGGATGCAACAAGGGGCTGCGCCTTCGCCTCGTCAGCCAGAGCCTCCGGTGCGTCCAAATTTGCAGCTCTGTTCTGGAGGACATTGCCGTGGTGAAGGCACCTCGCCTCGAGCGGCTCATCCTGGAGGGCCTTCGGAGCAACGCCGGTGGCTTGTGCACCAGAGTCAGGATTGGCGATGCTCCCAAGCTGCACGCATTAGGAATCTTGGAGCCAGGGAACACCATGCTAGAGATCCGAGACACCATCGTTATGGTACATGCTTCTCCTGTCTGCAGTCTAACAGTTTGTTCAGTTAGCAAAATGTCCAGCTGATGGAGGTCCATGACTAAATGTGTGACTTTTGTTTTTTGTTCAATTGGGTTCATTCCAGGCCGGGATGAAGGCAAGCTCAAGCACCATGGCCACCAGCGTCAAGGTCCTGAGTCTGAATGTGCGTTTCGCAAACCACACGGATGCCAAGATGGTTCCCTCCTTCCTCGGCTGCTTTCCCAATTTGGAGGCACTGCACATTATTGTAAGTTCTTTCCATTTCATGTTTTGCGTACATTCATACTGGTTTCCACTAGTATGCCTTATTTGTAGAATGTTTGTAGCAGCAGATTTTGTTCACTGCAGATGGGGTGTTTTCATCTTCTGTTTGATTAATTGCAGATAATGTGCTGTGCAGTTCTCCTGATGTCGATTGCTTTTCTTCTTTAGCTCTTGTTATATAGCGTCTCTCACTGTGGTCATATATCAATATTCATGCTGTCGATGTTGTAAGTGGCAGGCAGTGCTTGTTTCGGACTAAGAAATTTACACATGATAAACCAAACACATTGCCACCTACTGTTTTTTGGAGGTCTGTGTGGTTTATCATATTACTCTAAACCGCGCATATGAGGGAGTTCTCAATGGTTAATTAATAGCAAGGTATTTGTCATGGTTCACACCTGAACTTTGTTTTAAAGAACACATCTCACAAAATATGCACACGGTCCATTGTATATATTTGGTAAACACTGTGCACCTGTTTGGGACCCCATCAATGCAGAATATGTTTGATTTGTTCAGCAACAGCCTTGATTGGTTGGACCATGTTTTAGTTGCGATCGACAATGGTAGCAAGCACATGAATAGTTGAGTGAGATCTCTGGTGATACTAACTAACATGGGGAACTGCATAGTGCATACAAGGTATCAATTTCTGGTCTTTCACGTGTGGGCTACTTGGTAGTTGTTACTTTCTGCTAATTTCACGTATGAAAATATTGATCGTTGATTTGCATAGCTCTGTCTAAGTCAATGATCATAAATGTCAAGCATTCCATTTATTATCAGCCATCAGGTTTTCTCTTCTTACACCCACTAACTTTTGGAAAGCAACCTTCACCTTTAGGGCCTGTATTTCAGCTGTCAAGTTTGCAACTTATATATAATCATCTTGCTCATTCCTGCCTACATTTTTCTGGTGATCTGTGTGATATTACCACAGTGCCGTGTTAGTTCTTTGGTACTAGACCGTATCATGACATGAGTTATGTCTACTTAACTAATTGCACAGTTCTTTTCAGGCTTCCATTTATTCTTAGCCACCAGGTCTTCTCTGCACATACTAAACAGTGACTAGAGTACAAAATGATAATTCTGGGGGTTGCATGTTGATTTCAGTTTGTTATGAAATTTGTTATGAATTCTGGGGTTTGCACATTGCTGCCTACTATTTGTTGGAGGTCCATGTAGCATGC contains:
- the LOC141041479 gene encoding F-box/LRR-repeat protein 13-like is translated as MDRPRCETPTFCRNERHIGGPRNEMQVTDWWASEKTVWDLGPTKQGSHVYNGHQSRVIRPLSPCLKKEKEKQIADHSSASLATPKPSPPRRPATMAGRPPFTNVDSATEADLRRRGLDPHEVDRSTEQRLTHICTDLVPALPASDPRRHTPLHKILSRRAVTDPARNPALPAPDGVDRLSLLRDALLREILCRLPVKDGARTSVLASRWRRVWLSTPQVLADAHLRPKGCGLPPTPADSPAIVAAFSSILEAHTGAIPTVHLTCTHTNAYQAQLARWLHLLATKGVQELVLVNRPWPLDVPLPPALFSITTLACLYIGLWKFPDVARLPPGTSFPHLRELGICSVVMEDGDIDFVVAKSPILETLNIHGCNKGLRLRLVSQSLRCVQICSSVLEDIAVVKAPRLERLILEGLRSNAGGLCTRVRIGDAPKLHALGILEPGNTMLEIRDTIVMAGMKASSSTMATSVKVLSLNVRFANHTDAKMVPSFLGCFPNLEALHIISEKCDHQAGSARMNLNFWKQAKPTESLKSCIKVFSYREFRGELGEVAFIKFFFRNARALRTASISMANPSFMTFSMDEATCKAKQASNNMASRSCEMVLLGSTGPEGGSPWSFKRGTDYSFEDPFSAALLNSSSDV